In Pengzhenrongella sicca, a single genomic region encodes these proteins:
- the csrA gene encoding carbon storage regulator CsrA has product MLVLSRRVGERLMIGDDIVVTILEVRSDGVRLGIDAPRSIAVNRAEVLEAVTEANVAATAATDAAVDALRRLLPPPRTP; this is encoded by the coding sequence ATGCTGGTGCTGAGCCGTCGCGTGGGCGAGCGACTGATGATCGGTGACGACATCGTCGTCACCATCCTTGAGGTGCGCAGCGACGGGGTCCGGCTGGGCATCGATGCCCCGCGGTCGATCGCGGTGAACCGCGCCGAGGTGCTCGAGGCCGTCACGGAGGCGAACGTCGCCGCGACCGCCGCGACTGACGCGGCCGTCGACGCCCTCCGTCGCCTGCTCCCCCCGCCCCGCACCCCGTAG
- a CDS encoding chemotaxis protein CheA: MDDMDDIVSEFLVESYENLDQLDQDLVALEVTPGSRELLGSIFRTIHTIKGTSGFLAFGRLERVAHAGENLLVELREGRRLMDLPTTDVLLRMVDTVREILASIETLRVEGDVAVDGVIEEIREVLESRGTPVEAATTGELDDIEALEVLDVLEAISVIDAIDVIDAIDVLNDIDARFDGRPDAEHAPVAPVAAAYVAAAAPAPAPSAPVVRANAAFVPSPRAGARIAAAGAEEPASDAPGPRTASDASIRVDVDLLDALMRQVGELVLSRNQISRLADGAVDGELLRASQRLSLIASELQEGVMKTRMQPIDHVWAKMPRIVRDLAATCGRQVRLDMVGGDTELDRTLLEAVKDPLTHLVRNAIDHGIESPQDRVAAGKPALGVLTLRAYHAGGQVFVEVADDGAGVDADRVAAKAVERGLRTEAQIAAMTAADLLQLLFLPGFSTAEVVTNVSGRGVGMDVVRTKIEAIGGTVEVESTIGRGTVWRLRIPLTLAIMPALTVESAGQLYAIPQVSLLELVALDGQKAGTAIEYVNSAPVYRLRGALLPLVGLRDVLEFGQDTEAAATAVIAVLQSDTQRFGLIVDRVLNTEEIVVKPLSARLKSIGAYTGATLLGDGRVSLILDVQAIARRCLAAEAPDADRAAKAASTASARPVEQVLVAGIGGGRRVAIPLAAVTRLERLRRDLVEHVGGREVVQYRGAIVPLVRLDRLLGGMSDLAGDDLLVVVYTRGTRSVAIVVEEIVDIVDDDAARHSQIDDLGLVGSTVLQDRVTELLDVTQAVLAADPTFFTDAGADSAEPVRSELDTLVGV; encoded by the coding sequence ATGGATGACATGGACGACATCGTCAGTGAGTTCTTGGTCGAGAGCTACGAGAACCTCGACCAGCTCGATCAGGACCTGGTGGCGCTGGAGGTGACGCCCGGCTCTCGCGAGCTGTTGGGCAGCATCTTCCGCACGATCCACACGATCAAGGGCACGAGCGGGTTCCTCGCCTTCGGTCGCCTCGAGCGGGTCGCCCACGCGGGCGAGAACCTGCTCGTCGAGCTGCGCGAGGGCCGCCGGCTGATGGATCTGCCGACGACAGACGTGCTGCTGCGGATGGTCGACACGGTCCGCGAGATCCTCGCCTCCATCGAGACCCTGCGCGTCGAGGGCGACGTCGCCGTCGACGGCGTGATCGAGGAGATCCGCGAGGTCCTCGAGAGCCGCGGCACGCCGGTCGAGGCGGCCACGACCGGCGAGCTCGACGACATCGAGGCGCTTGAGGTTCTCGACGTGCTTGAGGCGATCAGCGTGATCGACGCGATCGATGTGATCGACGCGATCGACGTCCTCAACGACATTGACGCCCGATTCGACGGCAGGCCCGACGCCGAGCACGCCCCCGTCGCGCCGGTCGCCGCGGCGTACGTCGCGGCTGCGGCCCCGGCCCCGGCCCCGAGCGCGCCCGTGGTCCGAGCGAACGCCGCGTTCGTGCCGTCGCCGCGTGCGGGCGCGAGGATCGCCGCTGCCGGCGCCGAGGAGCCCGCTTCGGACGCCCCCGGACCCCGCACCGCGTCTGACGCCTCCATCCGGGTTGATGTCGACCTGCTGGACGCGCTGATGCGTCAGGTCGGCGAGCTCGTGCTCTCGCGCAACCAGATCTCCCGGCTCGCCGACGGTGCCGTGGACGGCGAGCTGCTGCGCGCCTCCCAGCGCCTGAGCCTGATCGCGTCCGAGCTGCAGGAGGGCGTCATGAAGACGCGCATGCAGCCCATCGACCACGTGTGGGCCAAGATGCCCCGCATCGTGCGCGACCTCGCGGCGACGTGCGGTCGCCAGGTGCGGCTCGACATGGTCGGCGGCGACACCGAGCTCGACCGGACCTTGCTCGAGGCCGTCAAGGACCCGCTCACGCACTTGGTGCGCAACGCGATCGATCACGGCATCGAGTCGCCCCAGGACCGCGTCGCGGCCGGCAAGCCCGCCCTTGGCGTGCTCACGCTCCGCGCCTACCACGCGGGCGGTCAGGTCTTCGTCGAGGTCGCCGACGACGGCGCGGGGGTCGACGCCGACCGCGTCGCCGCGAAGGCCGTCGAGCGCGGGCTGCGCACCGAGGCACAGATCGCCGCGATGACGGCGGCCGACCTGCTGCAGTTGCTGTTCCTCCCGGGCTTCTCGACGGCGGAGGTCGTCACCAACGTCTCCGGGCGGGGCGTCGGCATGGACGTCGTCCGCACCAAGATCGAGGCGATCGGCGGCACGGTCGAGGTCGAGTCCACGATCGGTCGCGGCACCGTCTGGCGCCTGCGCATCCCGCTGACGCTTGCGATCATGCCCGCGCTGACGGTCGAGTCCGCTGGCCAGCTCTACGCAATCCCGCAGGTCAGCCTCCTGGAGCTCGTCGCGCTCGACGGGCAGAAGGCCGGTACTGCGATTGAGTACGTGAACTCGGCGCCGGTCTACCGCCTACGCGGGGCCCTGCTCCCGCTCGTCGGCCTGCGCGACGTGCTCGAGTTCGGCCAGGACACCGAGGCCGCCGCGACCGCCGTCATCGCCGTGCTGCAGTCCGACACCCAGCGGTTCGGACTGATCGTCGACCGCGTGCTGAACACCGAGGAGATCGTCGTCAAGCCGCTGTCGGCCCGGCTCAAGTCCATCGGCGCCTACACCGGCGCGACCCTTCTCGGGGACGGCCGGGTGTCGCTCATCCTCGACGTGCAGGCCATCGCCCGGCGCTGCCTGGCTGCCGAGGCCCCCGACGCGGACCGCGCCGCCAAGGCCGCGTCGACGGCGTCGGCACGACCCGTCGAGCAGGTGCTCGTCGCCGGCATCGGAGGCGGCCGACGCGTTGCCATCCCGTTGGCCGCGGTCACGCGCCTCGAACGCCTGCGGCGCGACCTGGTCGAGCACGTCGGAGGCCGCGAGGTCGTCCAGTACCGCGGTGCGATCGTCCCGCTCGTTCGCCTGGATCGCCTGCTAGGCGGCATGAGCGACCTGGCCGGGGACGACCTGCTCGTCGTCGTCTACACGCGCGGCACCCGCAGCGTCGCGATCGTGGTCGAGGAGATCGTCGACATCGTCGACGACGACGCCGCGCGGCACTCGCAGATCGACGACCTCGGCCTGGTCGGCTCGACCGTGCTCCAGGATCGGGTCACCGAGCTGCTCGACGTCACCCAGGCCGTCCTGGCCGCCGACCCGACGTTCTTCACCGACGCCGGGGCCGATTCCGCGGAGCCGGTCCGCTCCGAGCTTGACACTCTCGTGGGGGTTTGA
- a CDS encoding chemotaxis protein CheW, translating into MSRQFATFTLAGARYGVDVLRVQEALRFQARTPVPLAPAGIAGLVNLRGQVVMTVDLRPRLGLAPLAADSEPMMFVVQVDGEPISLLVDEIGDVIDVEESQFETPPDTLPASLRDVILGAYKLDKGLLLALDVDKATAA; encoded by the coding sequence ATGAGCAGGCAGTTCGCGACCTTCACCCTGGCCGGCGCGCGGTACGGCGTCGACGTGCTCCGGGTCCAGGAGGCGCTGCGTTTTCAGGCGCGCACTCCCGTCCCGCTCGCCCCGGCCGGCATCGCCGGACTCGTCAACCTGCGCGGCCAGGTCGTGATGACCGTGGACCTGCGCCCACGCCTGGGCCTCGCGCCGCTCGCGGCCGACTCCGAGCCGATGATGTTCGTCGTTCAGGTCGATGGCGAACCGATCAGCCTGCTCGTCGACGAGATCGGCGACGTGATCGACGTCGAGGAGAGCCAGTTCGAGACACCTCCGGACACGCTCCCTGCGTCCCTGCGCGATGTCATCCTCGGCGCCTACAAGCTCGACAAGGGCCTGCTCCTAGCCCTCGACGTCGACAAGGCCACCGCCGCCTGA
- a CDS encoding methyl-accepting chemotaxis protein: protein MTATTPTQDATSARPGGRGLGSWISDRSIRAKILSVVALLAVVASGTGVLAVVSMREISADTSTLASIQENIGVPLGHVHQNQLKSRMIVAQIAAAADDEAKQAWLADLGANDEEIDADIAAFTAAIGANPVPTWDAFLDGFDAWRAARDAELVPAALSGDLVEYTRVLNDVTEPLKGDYVDSLDATAVAMTEYENAIAVESGAEAGSAMRILVIALGIALVLSAASGVWVAGAMQRRVQGVRVALMAMARGDLTVRADVSSRDEIGQMARELSVAQDALRSTLSGVAEIAQTVAAAAEELQASNTQVAAGADETSVQAGVVAAAAEQVSRNVQTVAAGAEQMGASIREIAQNANEAAKVASQATGVANATNDTVSKLGISSQEIGNVVKVITQIAAQTNLLALNATIEAARAGEAGKGFAVVASEVKELAQETARATEEITRRVEAIQVDTSGAVVSIGEISAIIASINDYQLTIASAVEEQTATTNEMSRSVTEAATGSGEIAANITGIATAAASSSQVLGETTAAVGELARLSAELHERVGAFTY from the coding sequence ATGACTGCGACGACGCCCACCCAGGACGCCACCTCAGCCCGCCCCGGCGGGCGAGGTCTCGGCTCCTGGATCTCCGACCGATCGATCCGCGCCAAGATCCTGTCTGTGGTGGCCCTGCTCGCCGTCGTGGCGAGCGGGACCGGCGTGCTCGCCGTGGTGTCGATGCGGGAGATCTCCGCCGACACGAGCACGCTCGCGAGCATCCAGGAGAACATCGGCGTCCCGCTCGGGCACGTGCACCAGAACCAGCTCAAGTCGCGCATGATCGTCGCGCAGATCGCGGCGGCGGCCGACGACGAGGCGAAGCAGGCGTGGCTGGCCGACCTCGGCGCGAACGACGAGGAGATCGACGCCGACATCGCCGCGTTCACCGCGGCCATCGGCGCGAACCCCGTGCCCACCTGGGACGCGTTCCTCGACGGCTTCGACGCGTGGCGCGCGGCCCGGGACGCCGAGCTGGTGCCCGCGGCACTGTCCGGTGACCTGGTCGAGTACACGCGGGTGCTCAACGACGTCACCGAACCGCTCAAGGGGGACTACGTCGACAGCCTCGACGCGACAGCGGTGGCGATGACGGAGTACGAGAACGCGATCGCGGTCGAATCTGGTGCCGAGGCCGGGAGCGCGATGCGCATCCTCGTCATCGCGCTCGGCATCGCACTGGTGCTCTCGGCCGCGAGTGGCGTCTGGGTCGCCGGCGCGATGCAGCGCCGCGTCCAAGGCGTGCGGGTCGCCCTGATGGCGATGGCGCGCGGAGACCTGACGGTGCGCGCCGACGTCTCGAGCCGGGACGAGATCGGGCAGATGGCGCGGGAGCTGTCGGTCGCGCAGGACGCCTTGCGGTCGACGCTCTCGGGCGTCGCGGAGATCGCGCAGACCGTGGCAGCGGCGGCGGAGGAGCTGCAGGCGTCAAACACGCAGGTCGCGGCCGGCGCAGACGAGACGAGCGTGCAGGCCGGTGTGGTGGCTGCGGCGGCGGAGCAGGTCTCGCGCAACGTGCAGACGGTGGCTGCGGGTGCGGAGCAGATGGGGGCGTCGATCCGGGAGATCGCGCAGAACGCCAACGAGGCCGCGAAGGTCGCGTCGCAGGCGACCGGGGTCGCGAACGCGACGAACGACACCGTCTCCAAGCTCGGGATCAGCAGCCAGGAGATCGGGAACGTGGTCAAGGTGATCACGCAGATCGCGGCGCAGACGAACCTGCTGGCGTTGAACGCGACGATCGAGGCCGCGCGCGCGGGCGAGGCGGGCAAGGGCTTCGCCGTCGTGGCGAGCGAGGTCAAGGAGCTCGCGCAGGAGACAGCCCGCGCGACGGAGGAGATCACCCGCAGGGTCGAGGCGATCCAGGTGGACACCTCGGGTGCGGTGGTGTCGATCGGGGAGATCTCGGCGATCATCGCGTCGATCAACGACTACCAGCTGACGATCGCGTCGGCGGTCGAGGAGCAGACGGCGACGACGAACGAGATGTCGCGGTCGGTGACGGAGGCGGCGACGGGGTCGGGGGAGATCGCGGCGAACATCACCGGGATCGCGACGGCCGCGGCGTCCTCGAGCCAGGTGCTCGGCGAGACGACGGCCGCCGTCGGCGAGCTCGCCCGGTTGTCTGCCGAGCTGCACGAACGGGTCGGGGCCTTCACCTACTGA
- a CDS encoding methyl-accepting chemotaxis protein, translating to MQHSEATTTRTPTRPERALRAPGRAARAVGRRFADLRLRRGRAGGGAAGEAGGAGAPALGVEGSGAGGGRTVPGWGWFLNRKLSVKLFTVVLVLTASFGAVGGYGGLILLRASAQTQDLTELSSEVLVPMQTARSGQLRSELLLRQLAMATDEHGRDRLVQAIAGNDRVVASAISRVDAYQDDPSAAWTKFRAGWDQWLSVRDADLVPIARGDGPAALEKAIAASPFADADALGRSITLASTAVGEQIDAGALAAATESRRTVTLLVVFFSASVVLAGLLAYAVIRQTTRAVASVQVSLEALAAGDLTVGAQVRTRDEIGAMARALATAQASLRATLTGVAHTAQTVAAAAEELSASNTQVAVGSDESSSQARVVAAAAQEVSRNVQTVAAAAEQMGASIREIAHNANEAARVAGRAVTVSTETAASVSELGASAAEIGKVVTVITSIAQQTNMLALNATIEAARAGEAGKGFAVVASEVKQLARESAEAAQDIARRIAANQAQTASAVAAIGEIAAVIAEINDYQLTIASAVEEQTATTNEMSRSVADAATGSGDIAAHISGVARTAADASTLLVRMGAAVDEVTQMSGDLRERVAIFTY from the coding sequence GTGCAGCACAGCGAAGCGACGACGACGCGCACGCCCACCCGGCCCGAGCGCGCGCTCCGGGCGCCTGGGCGCGCCGCCCGGGCGGTGGGTCGTCGCTTCGCGGACCTTCGCCTTCGCCGTGGCCGGGCTGGTGGCGGGGCGGCCGGCGAGGCTGGCGGTGCGGGGGCCCCGGCGCTGGGTGTCGAGGGAAGCGGCGCTGGCGGCGGGCGGACGGTCCCGGGCTGGGGGTGGTTCCTCAACCGCAAGCTGAGCGTCAAGCTCTTCACCGTCGTGCTCGTCCTGACGGCCTCCTTCGGTGCCGTCGGCGGCTACGGCGGCCTGATCCTGCTGCGCGCGAGCGCGCAGACGCAGGACCTCACCGAGCTCTCGAGCGAGGTGCTTGTCCCGATGCAGACCGCCCGCTCGGGCCAGCTGCGCAGCGAGCTGCTGCTGCGCCAGCTCGCGATGGCGACCGACGAGCACGGCCGGGACCGCCTCGTGCAGGCGATCGCCGGGAACGACCGAGTCGTCGCCTCGGCGATCTCGCGGGTCGACGCCTACCAGGATGACCCGAGCGCGGCGTGGACGAAGTTCCGAGCCGGCTGGGACCAGTGGCTCAGCGTCCGCGACGCCGATCTCGTCCCGATCGCCCGGGGCGACGGACCCGCGGCGCTCGAGAAGGCGATCGCAGCGTCGCCATTCGCCGACGCCGACGCTCTCGGCCGCTCGATCACGCTCGCATCGACCGCCGTCGGAGAGCAGATCGACGCGGGCGCCCTGGCGGCCGCCACCGAGTCCCGCCGGACCGTGACCCTGCTGGTGGTCTTCTTCTCCGCGAGCGTGGTCCTGGCGGGTCTGCTGGCGTACGCCGTGATCCGGCAGACGACTCGCGCGGTGGCCAGCGTGCAGGTCTCGCTCGAGGCTCTTGCCGCGGGCGACCTGACGGTCGGTGCCCAGGTGCGCACGCGCGACGAGATCGGAGCGATGGCCCGCGCCCTCGCGACGGCGCAGGCGTCGCTTCGCGCCACCTTGACGGGCGTCGCCCACACGGCCCAGACCGTGGCGGCCGCGGCCGAAGAGCTGTCGGCGTCGAACACCCAGGTCGCCGTGGGCTCCGACGAGTCGAGCTCGCAGGCGCGCGTCGTGGCCGCCGCGGCGCAGGAGGTCTCCCGCAACGTGCAGACCGTGGCCGCCGCCGCCGAGCAGATGGGCGCCTCGATCCGCGAGATCGCCCACAACGCGAACGAGGCGGCCCGCGTGGCGGGCCGTGCGGTGACGGTCTCCACCGAGACCGCGGCGTCGGTCAGTGAGCTCGGCGCCAGCGCGGCCGAGATCGGCAAGGTTGTGACGGTCATCACCTCGATCGCGCAGCAGACCAACATGCTCGCGCTCAACGCGACGATCGAGGCCGCGCGCGCGGGGGAGGCGGGCAAGGGGTTCGCGGTCGTCGCCAGCGAGGTCAAGCAGCTCGCACGGGAGTCCGCGGAGGCGGCCCAGGACATCGCCCGGCGGATCGCGGCCAACCAGGCGCAGACGGCGTCGGCCGTCGCGGCGATCGGGGAGATCGCCGCCGTCATCGCGGAGATCAACGACTACCAGCTCACGATCGCGAGTGCGGTCGAGGAGCAGACGGCGACCACGAACGAGATGTCCCGATCGGTCGCGGACGCCGCCACCGGGTCCGGGGACATCGCGGCGCACATCTCGGGCGTGGCGCGCACGGCGGCCGACGCGAGCACGCTGCTGGTGCGGATGGGGGCGGCGGTCGACGAGGTGACGCAGATGTCCGGCGACCTGCGCGAACGGGTCGCGATCTTCACCTACTGA